CGCAGATACGCCACCCAACGCCGGACCTCGGCGCCGTAGGCCGCCAGGCCCCCGGCCAGCGCAAACAGCGCTTGCGCCGCGGCCAAGTCGATCGCCGAGCCGCTTTCCAGCACCAGCGCGAGCGCCCGGCCGGGGAAGTCGCCGAACCAGGGGCGAAGCACGTCTGCCACCGTTTCGGCCCCACGCAGCGCGAGATGCGAGACCGCGAAGAAGCGCCCGCCGGGAGCCAGCACTGGCCCGAGGCCGGTGACTAGACGCTGCAGCACACGTGTGCCGGTAGGACCGCCGGAGTGATACGCCGGGCCCTTGCGATACGGTGACGCGACGAATGGCGGGTTAGCGATCACGGTGTCAAAGCGCTCGCCGGCGACCGGCCGATAGAGGTCGCCCGCGCGTACCTCGAGGTTGGCAATGGCGTTGAGGGCGGCGTTGGCGCGTGCCATCGCGGCCGCGCGCGCACTGATGTCTACCGCGACGACGCGGCGGGCGCGGGTGGCGACACTGAGCGCCTGGATACCCGAGCCGGTGCACAGATCGAGTACCGTGCCGTCGTTGCTGACCACCGCGTCACGCAACAACAGCGAGTCGCTGCTCGGCGGATACACCGGGTCGCCGGCGGGCAAGTTCAACGCCCCGCGCTCGGGCGAGCGGAAGCGCAGGTCGGAGAGAAAGTACTGCTCGCCGACAACGTCGAGGCGCAACCGCGTCTGAAGGCGAGTGCCGCGCTGGCGCAGCAGGCCGTAGCGCTGCCAAGCGGCACGCGTGGCCCGATCCCACAGTTGCCGGCTGGGGACGGCTTCTTCCAAGAAGAACACGCGTGCCAGCGTGGCCGTGGCGGAAGCCTCGCCGTGCAGGCGCTCGCAGGCCGCGGCGTGGTTGAGCGGCCCGACATCGTCGGGCACGCGGATGCCCAAGAGCTGGGTCAAGGCCGGCGCGGTGTATCCGGCCGCTCGCAGCGAGCGGGCGAGTTGGCGCAGCGGGAGGCCGCGGCTAATGGATCGAGCGCGGTTCACGCTTCAAGGGATGCCGGCAGTCAGTGGCCGCGCAGGCGCACCAAGGCTTCGCGGTAGCGCGCGCTGGTCTGGCGCACGACCTCGGGCGGCAGTTCCGGCGCGGGCGGTTGTTTGTTGAAACCGATCGACTCGAGGTAATCGCGGATGGGTTGCTTGTCGAAGCTGGGCGGTGTGCGGCCGGGGCGATACTCGCTCATCGGCCAGAAGCGCGAGGAGTCGGGCGTCAGCAACTCATCGATCAAGATCAGCTGGCCCTCGACCAGGCCCCACTCGAACTTGGTGTCGGCGACGATGATGCCGCGGGTTTCGGCGTAGGCCGCGGCCTTGCGATACAGCGCTAGGGACAACTGCCGGACCTCATCCGCCAGCCTGGCGCCCACCAGCCGTGCCGCCTCGTCGAAGCTGATGTTCTCGTCATGCTGGCCGCGCGGGGCCTTGGTTGAAGGCGTGAAGACCGGCTCCGGCAGCTTGTCGGCCTCCCGCAGCCCGGGCGGGAGCCGCACGCCGCACACCGCCCCATCGCGCTGGTAATCCTTCCAGCCCGTGCCGGCGAGGTAGCCGCGCACGATGGTCTCGATCTTGAGCGGCGTGGCCTTGCGGCAGACCACCGTGCGGCCGGCGAGCTGCGCCCGCTCCGCGGCGTCGGGCAAGTAGTCGGTGATATCAGCCGACACCACGTGATTGAGCACGAGGTCGCGCACGTAGTCGAACCAGAACAGCGACAGCTCGGTCAGAATGCGGCCCTTATCTGGAATCGGGGTCGGCAGCACGACATCGAACGCCGAGAGTCGATCGGTGGCAACCAACAGCAGGTACTCGCCGGCATCGTAGATATCGCGGACCTTGCCGCGAAACAGCAGCGGCAGCGAGGTGAGGTGGGATTCAAAAAGCGTGTCCATAGCTCTCGGTACTCGACCCGCAGCGCGGGTGCCGAACTCCATTAGTTCGTCCTCTTCGTGCACGCAAGGTCGGGGTAACCGCCGCGGCCTTGCCCGGCGTTTCATCCCGGCCCAGCGCGGCCCCGCCTACGGGTGCTGGTTGCTGACGGAAAGGCACTCGCCGGTCATGTACGAGGAGTAGTCGCTGGCGAGGAAGACGATGACGTTGGCGACTTCCGCCGGCGTGGCGGCGCGGCCGAAGGCTTCACGGGCGGTGAGCTCTTCGAGCAGGCCGGGCGGGGTCACTTTGGAAAGGAACTCGTGCATCGCCAGGCTGGGGGCGACCGCGTTCACGCGCACGTTGGCCTTGGCGGCTTCCATGGCGGCGCAGCGCGTCAGCGCCATCACGCCGGCCTTGGCCGCGGCGTAAT
This genomic stretch from Deltaproteobacteria bacterium harbors:
- a CDS encoding phosphoribosylaminoimidazolesuccinocarboxamide synthase — encoded protein: MDTLFESHLTSLPLLFRGKVRDIYDAGEYLLLVATDRLSAFDVVLPTPIPDKGRILTELSLFWFDYVRDLVLNHVVSADITDYLPDAAERAQLAGRTVVCRKATPLKIETIVRGYLAGTGWKDYQRDGAVCGVRLPPGLREADKLPEPVFTPSTKAPRGQHDENISFDEAARLVGARLADEVRQLSLALYRKAAAYAETRGIIVADTKFEWGLVEGQLILIDELLTPDSSRFWPMSEYRPGRTPPSFDKQPIRDYLESIGFNKQPPAPELPPEVVRQTSARYREALVRLRGH
- a CDS encoding methyltransferase; the protein is MTQLLGIRVPDDVGPLNHAAACERLHGEASATATLARVFFLEEAVPSRQLWDRATRAAWQRYGLLRQRGTRLQTRLRLDVVGEQYFLSDLRFRSPERGALNLPAGDPVYPPSSDSLLLRDAVVSNDGTVLDLCTGSGIQALSVATRARRVVAVDISARAAAMARANAALNAIANLEVRAGDLYRPVAGERFDTVIANPPFVASPYRKGPAYHSGGPTGTRVLQRLVTGLGPVLAPGGRFFAVSHLALRGAETVADVLRPWFGDFPGRALALVLESGSAIDLAAAQALFALAGGLAAYGAEVRRWVAYLRRHQVREIVLLLLVAEQAARRDLAVIEAFQRTFPMPVSYPPRHHLEQWLAAD